The Cottoperca gobio chromosome 8, fCotGob3.1, whole genome shotgun sequence genome contains the following window.
ATTAGCTCTGATCACACATAATGCTGACAGGCTTTACATGCAAAATCTGTTACAGCCACAAGAACCAAAACTATGCACCGGGGAGTTGAATTGATTTGATAACATTACGGGACTTAAAATACTCACAGCACGTGCaaagtttaaaatattttataagtAAATTAGTGAcaaatgaaagagaaacagagccttttcattcattttcaatgaGACCACTGTGTCGGCGCAGCAGGATCACAATACAAAGGGCAGAAAAGTGCGGGGTTGACTGGCAAAAGAAGAAACACACTGCAGGTAGATGATCATGTACCATGAATCGTACGGCACTGTACAAATTATAACATGCAAATATGAAtaaggaggagcagaggagttATTACTATTGTGGTAACTTCCCAGTGATTCCAGAGATTCAACGTAAAGAGCCTTGGCATCTCTTGAGCCTTCAACCTGAactgtttgtatttcattttctctcctgcAGCCCCTTGAGTTTGTATGATGCAGTGCTGTTGTCAGTCTGAAGACAACCTTGCATGTTTTAACTTAAACTGAATTGTAGTCTTTCTCTTTTAGATCTGTTGGTGTTTGAAATGATGATTTTACATGTTAAAATACCATGGACTTTGAATATAACTTTCAACACTTTGGGCAACTCTTTCATAGAAACTTTCAAATTTCGATGTGATCAAAAGGTCATCccatgaaaacatgaaaacgCAAAGTCATTTTGAATTAGGATTTTTAATGTACTTCtgctaaaatgttttctttggggTTTATATGCTATTTGTACAGGTGTTTAGGTTATGTACTGCACTTCAGAGTGTCCCTGTGGTGGTGTAAAACACGATTCAGAGTCACGCTTAATGGTCATGTTGCCCTGTTAAAGATTACATTCAAAGGTATGGATGGAAAGTGGCAAGAAAATCTGTGCTGCTACATTTTCTCCACCCAAATAAAGGTGTGACAGATTGTGATGGCTGAATCCCTCTCCAAGCCATTAGAGCCACAGTATGTCTGGCTGGCGTCTACGAACATGCGCACACAAATCCAAGCTCAACAGTGCGCAGCctcatgtgcacaaacacactcatactgaaatgtacgcacacacacaccgacacacacgcCTGTTTTCCTACATGTTTGGACACACAGCCTGCGTGTGGATGGAGCCAGTGCTGGGTTAAGCTAATTACACAGCTGAACTATCGGCTGTGAGCCTCCGTTAGAGGGCTGGATCTGACATTCAGTAAATGCCAGCCAGTCACTGCACTATTAGCAGGGCTCCCTgcgtgtatatatgtgtgtgtgtgtgtgtgtgtgtgtgtgtgtgtgtgtgtggttgtgtgtccGAGCCGGCACCAAGAGAGGAGCGGTTAGTGATGGGATCAGTTACATTGAAAATGTCAGTCTGAGTCTGGGATCTTTTCGTCTGTTCGTTCCACTTTGCAACCTgcttatttatgtgtgtgtgttcgtgtgtgtagacaaaggcagaatgagagagagagagtgtctaAATGTTTGTGTCAGTCTAAAGTTTGTTTAGGTCGTCCATTTGCCTCCAAGGTCCTGTCATCGGTGAAGCGTGCTGTATTGAACCGCAGCCACTCCCCactgtgtcctctgtgtttggTTACGGTTGGATTACACAATTGGAGATGATTTAACACCTTAGAATTGAtccacaaacaacacattttgaaaaataagcccctcttctgctctctgtctcctcctgtgaACTTCTCCCTCActcttatataaaaaaaaattgaaaccCCTCATGCATCTTCATCCCTTCCctctgtctgttttcttctgtctctttcatcggttctttttttcctcctttgcaGTAAACTGGACGCCTTCATCTATGATGCCGCAGTATTGAACTACATGGCCGGCAGAGATGAGGGATGTAAGCTGGTGACCATTGGCAGCGGGTAACCAAAGCTTTAATTCTAAAGACACTTTAAGTATGGATTGTCTTCACTTCATGGTCTGATCCCGCCATTCTTTGGTCCAAACCATTGCGTCAAGTTGTGTAAAGGGTTTGTTTATGGTTGTAATGCAAAGATTCATGTATGAGCCACATTCTGAAATTGCTTTTTTATTGAGTTCTGTGCTATCACACATAAAAAGTCAAACACGTTGGATTTTTTATTTGGAAATACGCTTAAAccactttcttgctgagagttagacgagaagattgaCCAGcctcatgtctgtacagtaagTATGAAGCTACCTCCAGCAGCTGGCTAACTTAGcctagcacaaagactgaaaacaggtggaaacatagcctgcctctgtccaaaggtaacaacatGTGTTTAACAGCTCCTCTGAAGCTCAATAATTCACACGTTGTATCTTGtttgttcaatgtgtaaaaaaaaaaaaaaaaaaatcaactttTTATTGAAGGTTTATTTGACAAATTATTACTTGGTCGGGAAGTGTTGTTGGAAACCAGCGGAGAATCCAGGAAGTTACTGGTCCAGAGTGCAGTTATGTGGTGCCACCACATAAGATCGACtgattaaatgtgttaatgagtatcacatttcatttttatagcATGTTGAGATAGAATACGCAGCAGTGATTGCACACTAAAAGTGGATACATATGAGAAACTTGGATTATATATACTGATTATAATtgtatgaaaaaagaaagattattcattggatatgtgtatatatttttttatgtctgtCTTTAAACAACACTCACATGCCCACATTTACATTGTAGTGACATTGGTCATTGTCAAgtgttcctcctctctgcactgGCTGCAAAGAGATCCGCTTTTAAAGCAACTGAACACTAAAAATTGCATTAAGAAGGGACCTTTTTAAGGCCAGTGTGGAGCGGAGGGATCATTAATGCGGCCAACAATGTTTCAATGTACATATGGGGCAGTATTGTTATTAGATAgacctgaaaaaaaaagaaaacctctaCTTTGAGGACAGACACCAGGACTGCTTGTCTTTGGGTCcaaccaaaaatatatatttttagtcaATTTGATTGTATATCTGCGACCCACATTTCCACTCGATGATTTTTTATATGCGTCATTACATGAGGTGTCtccttaaatatatttgtaatcaCAGTGAGGAAAAGTGAGCATATTCTCTTTGAGGTTAAGATatgtgttttctctgtgtgtgtgcgtgttcgtTGGATATGCTTGTGTTCAGGTACATCTTTGCTACCACTGGTTACGGCATTGCTCTGCAGAAAGGCTCCTACTGGAAACGACAGGTGGATCTGGCTATCCTGGCCATCATCGGAGATGGtgagaaacacactcacacaacattCTCATACACATGACACTATCCACTAAGGCAAAAGGTTACATTGTTCTTTGCCAGCATCGCAATGCATGCACtcgtacagacacacacacacacacacacacacacacactcatctctACTGCCTTGTCTGCTGACAGCACAAAGGGAAAGCAATGAAGTATAAATAGTCCTTTGATGTTATTCTGGACACAAAAGGCTGCTCCAAACAGAGGGCAGAGTGTGTAAGTTATTCTAATATATTCCTCTCTGCAGCACCAgatctgcttgtgtgtgtgtgtgtgtgtgtgtgtgtgtgtgtgtgtgtgtgtgtgtgtgtgtgtgtgtgtgagcattacTCTATCTGAATCACCACATTCCTTTATTACAGTAGCTTCAGAAGTTCTTACATAAACAATTTCCAACtgcaaaacagagagaaagcgAGACAGCTCAAGTTTTTAGTGACagattaatttacattttacatcgAAAGCATTTTGCTGATGCGAGTATTCACAGCCACTCACATTAAGTGCACTGAAGTTGATTAAATGAACATTGGTGTCACAATAATCCTCTCTAACCAAATCTTATCAGGGCTTCAGAGCATACAGGCCAAACTCCATCATATTTCATGGCTGaatcatttttgaaaaatatctggttcagtgtttttgttttgctttcacacTTTTTCATTCAATGCAAATATACACTGAGGGTGTTTAAAATCGGTATTGTCTTGGCaccattttaataacttcagCGTTGTTGTAAAAAGAATATGATAAAGTCATGGAGAGATGACTCCTTGAGAGAGATGGCAAGGAAaaaatgagataaaaaaaaaacaaagagaggacCAGGAAGGGAGCACGGTaggagaggaagacgaggaaaGACTGTGTgtcaggtagagagagagagagagagagagagagagagagagagagagagagagagagagagagagtgagagagagagtgtgagagagtgagagtgagagcaaTGTGGAGTGAGATATGGGGAGTGAGAGGAGGGCAGGTCCTTGATAGATGACAGTGACTCTGTGTCTTGACAGATGCTACTTGGTCAGATACACACAGTGTGGGTGGAGAGCATATGGCTTTTCATGGACAAAGAAAAGATGTCTTCAGATAAGGGTGAAGGAAGAACAAACAGACATAGAATGgcaacatatacatacagtataatgggAATACTTATACTTACTTATCTTACGTGCCTGTCTGACTATAGTAAAGACATGTAACACATTTGTGCTCTCACTACTTGTTTAATCATAGTTTCAGACAGCACAACTCTGATCAAATGTACCCGTCTTGGAGAAGCAGCAATAGTCCGAATTCATAAGGTTTTGACAGTGTAGCAAGATTGTAAACTAACAGACCTAAATATCATCCAGTCAGGGTCTGGAGCTATTTGTGCTCCACTATTTATGAGGTGTTATTTCAAAGTGCAGATAAGCATTCTGAAGAAACTTAGATTAAGTGAATGTCCTGAACTAGAATGGATTTCATGTTTGTGGTTCATAATTTTTTAATGGAGAAGACAAACTGCAAAAAGTGTTGTTACTACactcacacattttaaatgaaatgttcccCCAAGTCCTAAATGCTTCaagattaaacatttttaaaagccacAAAAGTGTGAATGAAACTTGTATAGACTTGTGTTCTTGTGTTCCACCCGACTGGTCACCAGACTATTGCTTGAGCCGTCTGACTGCTTTGCAAACGGAAGAAAATTTGAATTTCAGCAATACTTTGCCCCGGGAGTCAGAGCAACAATGCAGGCAGTCGTAGCTCCACAAAGCTTTTCCCTTGAATGGACTTGacttaaaaaaagagacaaagtaaCCAGTTAATAcctaaatatgtaatttatcGCTATTGTCTTTTGCTGTCCATTCTAAGCACGTCATAATgtcaaaaattaaaaaagatgtaCTGTGGTTAcatgtattaatttatttacaaatcTAACAGGAGACAAATTCGAATCAGTTCTGTGAAATGTTTAATGGTGTTTTAGTGAGTCTGCACCCCTAAGACATCTAGCTGAACATCACCATGATATTTGTCTTTCCCCACTAGCAGCATTAGTTAAACAGCCCTGAATGGCACAGAGTGGATTAGCTACGCGCCAAATGTCACAGAGGAagccagagagggaggaggtagGGGGGGCAGAGGGAAGGGAATACAGAGTGAGGGATGAAAAAAGATAAGGTCTCTCTACCTTTATTTCATTAACACTAAAGAAActatctctttatctctttccCATATCAGGCAACATGAAGGAGACTGGAAGCCCAGTGGCTGGTGATGcccaaagacatttatttttaacaaaacagCCCACGAAAAATACTAAAATCAAAGAAATATATTAGCATTCAACCTTTAGGTtgacacaaacatttgtttaaaccaAATTCACCGAAATCTAGACATTATCATTAGATCTcactatttaacattttaatgctAATGCATGAAAAATCTCAACAGGGTTCAAAAACTACTGAAATACAATTTAGTAATATAATTATGCctctctttgcagatgatatgACCATTTACCatcaatttatttaaaacaaatataaaatgtaaaagagtaTGATAAGATTTTATAGCAGCAAATACATAAACGGTAACTTCAGTAATAATTCTAAATGTAAATCTATGTCTCATATAGGGGCTTATAGTTATGTCTAATCTAAAACCTTTTTCAAACCCCGATGAGCCATTCACTAAAGGATTTGAGTCTCCCTTTGTTCTTTTGCTTTTCAGGTGAAATGGAGGAACTCGAAGCCCAGTGGCTGACAGGAATTTGCCACAATGAGAAGAACGAGGTGATGTCCAGTCAGCTAGATGTGGACAACATGGCTGGGGTCTTCTACATGCTGGCCACAGCCATGGGGCTCTCCCTCATCACCTTTGTCTCTGAGCATCTCTTCTATTGGAGGCTTAGATATTGCTTCACTGGGGTCTGCACCGGCACGCCGGGTCTTCTTTTCTCAATCAGTCGGGTAAGGACAGGTTTTTTTAGCATTCTTCAGCCTTTTTTTCTGAGATGGGGTTGGGAGAACAAAAACCTGCTTCAGCTTTACACAGTTTttaggttttaaaaaaagacacacttTGGAACAGTCTTAATTTAGGCTAAATAATCAGCTCACAGGCAGGCCATCAAGTGTATGCACATGTGAGTTATCTCTGGGCCTGGGGTGGTCTGACTGGGTTAACAGTAGTCGTGTTCAAGGCTATAAGGTGAAGCACTGCAACTATACTGTGGGTTAATTCTGCATTATTGGGATCAGACAGGCTTATcttagttttattttctatgaGCGGAATAAGAGAGCAGAGCAAGCCTGACACTCACACACGCGTGTAGATAAAGAGAGCTACTGCTAAACTAAGAaacaagaggagggagggagggctgcACAAAGGAGGAtggggatgggaggggggaTCACGAGGCAGCCCTGAATATCGTCAAAAATAGATCCTAATTGCGGCATGTTTTTGGGTGAAATCACGGCAACCCACGCTAAATCAATCTAttctctcttgttttgttgAAAGGTCAGCATTCTCCCTTGTTGTGTGTGAGAACAGAAGACATGGACGTGCATCCCTAAAAGCACTGCAGTGGCTCTGCACTGTTTGAGGCAGAGTGTGACTCTGTTTTCAAAGTTATCAGAGGGGGGTAGTGAGGAGACAGAAACTTTTAGAGAAGATACAGTAAGGTTCTTGAAAGAGACGCTATTCTAAAGACTTTCTTAAGAGTGATTTAGGGCAAAATACATCCCTAATGGCCTATCTTGTGTTGATAAGCTCCACAAAATGTGTGCTGAACcaaaaagcactttgaatttgTTAACGTGATAAATGCTTTTTAAGGATGTATTTGTGAGCTGGGAAATGGTCTTAGTTAAGAAAATAATTGCCTTTGTACGTTGAACCGTAAAATGAGAGCTCTATGACATTACTGTTCGGTTGATTGGCTGTTAGTCCAAATAAAAAGACTGGCTTTTATAACCTCCCTCACAGTTGTAGTGATGGTAATTTATCCTGTTGACTGTTGTTTCCCCTCAAAAAGTGTCGCCCCTCGAGTGCATCTAACAGAGGCCTGGGTAGACACTTCTACAGACGCACATTGCATCACCTTTTCTCTATTTGTCCCCTTTTAGAAAATATACACTGGTGGTGCTAGACTGTATTTAGCCTGGTTAGATAATTTTTTTTAGTCACATTTTGTTGTCTTGGTGTGTTTATAATTCATTCTGAATCCTTTTTATGTCCTAAATTGTGATGTTGTCTTTTCTGCATCATCCTCTTATATCAACCATACGTGGTTGTTTAGAAGATTCCTatctaaaacaacatttccatcTTTACTTGAGACACAGTTTGATTTTCTTTATAAACTGAACAACAAATTATATTccagagagaataaaagaaagcCTAATTTAATGCTGTTTCAAGTTTGTGTTAACAGTGATAAAAGGCTCTGTTTGTGCAATGTACTATAATTTGCTGAGTCATCACCAATttaataaattcaataaaacataCAGACCACAATTATGGTTGGCCAGAGTAGATAAgtaataattattatgtttgtctctctccatttctctctcaaaccgtcaaacatttatttcatatcATCCCTTTCCCTCTCCAATTCCTCTCTATAATTTGTTTGTCCTGTTACTTTaccttatttttttatttgactttccCGCTCTCCCAAATCCATTCCACTTGTTCATCCATGTCTCTCCATGCAGGGAATCTGGAGTTGCATCCATGGAGTTCACATTGACATGAAGAAAAAGTCAGATTTGGACTTTAGTCCCCAGGACAAAATGCTTAAGCTCATTAAATCAGCCAAACAGATGACCAACATGTCTAACCTAAGTGGCTCCCACATGAACTCACCCAAACGTGAGTTTATGCACTCAGCTGGCCCCATGATCATGGATATGATGGCAGAGAAGGGAAACTTCATCTATGCTGACAACCGAAGCTATGCTCCCAAAGATATGATCTATGGGGACACTGGTGACCTGCAATCTTATCTTGCTAACCGCCACAAAGACCACCTTAACAACTACATATTCCAGGGAGGCCAGCATCCTCTCACCCTGAATGATGCCAATCCCAACACAGTAGAGGTGGCAGTCAATGCTGACTCAGTCCAGACCAACGCCAAGCCGCCCCGGACCCTGTGGAAGAAGTCAGTGGACACGCTTCGTTCGGCGCCTCCTGGGCCCCCTCCAATGCCTGACATGCTGATGCCAGACCCACGAATGTCAATGAAGACACAGCGCTACCTCCCTGAGGAAGCAGCACACTCTGACATCTCCGACTGTTCCAGCAGGGCAGCCTCCTACAAGGACCCAGAAAACAACAAGCACCTGAAACCCAAGgacaacttaaaaaaaagatctgtGACGCCAAAATACCCAAGGGACTGCAGTGAAGTGGAGCTGTCCTACTTAAAGACTAAGCCGGTCACCAGTGTAACCAACCAACccgggagaggaggaggagagaaagttTATACCATCGACTCAGAGCGAGAGCTGAGCCTGCACTCAGACCCCATTCACTACCGCGAGAGTCGCGGCCTTGCTGCCGACGATTTGGATTACCCCGAAATCTACTCCGACCACAGTGACAACTATAGGAAGTGTGAGCAGCCCATCATTCATCTGAACTCCTCACCTTTGCATCACACCGACTCAGATCTTCTACCAGACCCAACTTATTCTAAACACTACAGcctgaaagagaaaaacatgtccCCACATGAAGCCATTGATcgctacaaacagacacactgcCGTTCCTGCTTGTCCAAAGTGTCCGCTGGCTACCCACCAGGAGGAGGGTCATACACCCCAGCTGTACCTGCTGCATCTTCTGCCACACGCTCACCATATAATCGATGTGAAGCATGCCTCCATACAGCCAACCTGTATGATATTAGTGAGGACCAGCTCCTTGCAGACCCCTTGGTCAGTCCCACCATGcaccaccaacagcagcagcaaccagACGAAATGTTTGGTCTATATTGGCCACAGACGGATGGGCCTCATGTTCAAAAGAGAAACCGCTTGAGGTTGAGTCGTCAGCACTCCTTTGACAACATCATGCTAGAAAAGCCCAAGGATGTAGACCTTGGCCGACCGGCGCGCAGCGTCAGCCTCAAGGAGAAGGATCGCTTTTTGGATTCCACATCTGACTCGCACTATGCGAACCTCTTCGGCATGCGTCCCTACTCTGGCAGATTGTTTGGCACCGGGTCCAAATCAATGATGTTTAACCACAACCTTGAGGAGAGCAAGAGGAGCAAGTCCCTGTACCCGTCCCATGGCTCGGACAACCCTTTTCTCAGTCACTCGCTGAGGGATGACACCAGCAGCAGACTGGTCCATGGGCGTAGCTCCTCAGATATTTACAAACAGCTGGCAGTGGCCTCACCTGCAGTCCTTGGAGCGCCCCCCATCAAAACACGTAACGATGCGAACAATCTCCGCTCTTCCGTTAAATCCACCACTTCATACTGCTCACGGGACGGGCGGATAGCCAATGACATGTACAATAAAGAGCATGTGATGCCTTACTCAGCCACAAAGACTTGTGCATACCCGGCCCCACGTGGCGTCCTAAACTCAGCCCAGTTCAGCAATAGACGGGTGTATAAAAAAATCCCCAGTCTGGAGTCAGATGTTTAGTTGACATTAGAAAATAATGTGTTCTCTCCTCCTTACTGCTCTCTGGGTTTGTATTATAATTTATCAACTATGTTATCCACCAAGGGATGCCATAGCCACACtacgtttttcttcttctcttcgaCATTGTAATCAAAAAGAACTTGTGCCCGCTTGGGTATGatggtactactactactactactctctttgcagatgatatCACCATTTTTGTCCATTCTCTGCCATGTACCAATGAGTTGGCTGCATGGTCGGCAACCTGCCATAAGGTATCCTGGTGTAAGGGGGAGTGGAATCTTTAACCCTgtaggtttttaaaaaaaggcttAGGAAATGGCATAGTGCCATTAGTGGGACATAGAAGGCCAAAGTTACAGTAAAGGAGGACTCTGACAGGCGTAGTTGGAAAGAAGGTAGTTGATTTGTGATAGAAATGTGTGAGGAAGTGGTGAGGAGGATGGGAGAAATTCTATGAAAGGGGAattagagggagagagagaggagataaccTCTCTTTCaacccctcctccttcccccctttTTCCTTTCCACCTCTACTGTCAAGTTTGCGGCTCTCTAGTTGAGGAGAAGAGGCCTGACAGAAAGACCAGATGGGCACGTTTGATGTCACGGCCAGACATGGAGGCGTCCCAGGAGGGCAGAGGCATCACAGTGAGCTAGTCCAACGCTCTACTGCTTGTTACTCTGACAAATATGGCCACCAAGACACCTGGCAGTGCAattggagagagagggagaaaggagatGAGCTAAATAGCACAGAGCGGAGCCTCCAGTAGTTTTTGGCAGTAAGTTATTGGTGTGCCTGGTCAGAATTTGGTTTTATATGTTAAGCCCATGCTAAAGGGACATGATAGTGATGACAAGCTGAGAGTAATGTAGGTGCTATCAAtgcataatgtttacagactaacagataaaaaagataaactGACAAAATCACTGATAGAAAAGGACACACAAGCAGGGAAACTTGAGGCATCTGATTGGCATTTCATTTATGGCTCTGCACATAGAAAAATAATTGCAAAGTATTgcttttttattctattaaacTATAAGATTTATTAGGGATTCTGGCATCCGGATCCCCCTATGTAGGATTTTAGTGTTTGCTTATTTGGTAGCACAATAGCCATTAGTTTTAAAACCTCTCTCCCACATATGCTTTTGAAAAAGCGTAGCTTTCTGAAAAATACCATCAAGAGT
Protein-coding sequences here:
- the grin2aa gene encoding glutamate receptor ionotropic, NMDA 2A; the protein is MKWFDRMSLSSKKSKRRSKRSSSCSGSSGSNIVLLSFALLVAVTLIADPVAAQKQRTSAASEKVPVLNIAVILGRTRYISERDIRALWSKEDPIDVNVVTLLVNETDPKSIINHMCDLMSGTKIHGVVFGDGTDQEAIAQILDFISSQTLIPILGIHGGSSMIMADKDVKSTFFQFGASIQQEALLMLNIMEEYDWHIFSIVTSKFPGYLEFINILKTTVDNSFVGWDLQNIIILDAVEEDSRSQIMLKKVQSPVVLLYCSKDEAVYVLDEARSLGLTGFGYIWIVPSLTTGNPDLTPEEFPPGMISVSYDDWDYPLEARVRDGLGIITSAAAAMLEEYGDIPEAKTSCYGQMEKTSKLPPSALHKYMMNVTWDGRDLSFTEDGYQEFPKLVVIVLNKEREWEKMGKLDNRSLTLKYPVWPRFNSLGDAELDDNHLSIVTLEEKPFVIVEDVERLTGTCMRNSVPCRKHIKDNTTEAGGTYIKKCCKGFCIDILKKIAKYVKFTYDLYLVTNGKHGKKINNVWNGMVGEVVYKKAVMAVGSLTINEERSEVIDFSVPFVETGISVMVSRSNGTVSPSAFLEPFSASVWVMMFVMLLLVTAMAVFMFEYISPLGFNRNLAQGRDPHGPSFTMGKAVWLLWGLVFNNSVPVQNPKGTTSKFIVSVWAFFAVIFLASYTANLAAFMIQEEFVDQVTGLSDNKFQNPYAYSPPFRFGTVPNGSTERNIRKNYPAMHQYMVKYHQTGVVDALVTLKTGKLDAFIYDAAVLNYMAGRDEGCKLVTIGSGYIFATTGYGIALQKGSYWKRQVDLAILAIIGDGEMEELEAQWLTGICHNEKNEVMSSQLDVDNMAGVFYMLATAMGLSLITFVSEHLFYWRLRYCFTGVCTGTPGLLFSISRGIWSCIHGVHIDMKKKSDLDFSPQDKMLKLIKSAKQMTNMSNLSGSHMNSPKREFMHSAGPMIMDMMAEKGNFIYADNRSYAPKDMIYGDTGDLQSYLANRHKDHLNNYIFQGGQHPLTLNDANPNTVEVAVNADSVQTNAKPPRTLWKKSVDTLRSAPPGPPPMPDMLMPDPRMSMKTQRYLPEEAAHSDISDCSSRAASYKDPENNKHLKPKDNLKKRSVTPKYPRDCSEVELSYLKTKPVTSVTNQPGRGGGEKVYTIDSERELSLHSDPIHYRESRGLAADDLDYPEIYSDHSDNYRKCEQPIIHLNSSPLHHTDSDLLPDPTYSKHYSLKEKNMSPHEAIDRYKQTHCRSCLSKVSAGYPPGGGSYTPAVPAASSATRSPYNRCEACLHTANLYDISEDQLLADPLVSPTMHHQQQQQPDEMFGLYWPQTDGPHVQKRNRLRLSRQHSFDNIMLEKPKDVDLGRPARSVSLKEKDRFLDSTSDSHYANLFGMRPYSGRLFGTGSKSMMFNHNLEESKRSKSLYPSHGSDNPFLSHSLRDDTSSRLVHGRSSSDIYKQLAVASPAVLGAPPIKTRNDANNLRSSVKSTTSYCSRDGRIANDMYNKEHVMPYSATKTCAYPAPRGVLNSAQFSNRRVYKKIPSLESDV